In Candidatus Omnitrophota bacterium, a single genomic region encodes these proteins:
- a CDS encoding glycosidase has product MANESVLKRYKGNPIITASAVPRANSIHNSAVVPFEDGYAGIFRVDEIDFNFTMHVGFSKDGIKWDIEPDILKMECDDEYLRITDRTYDPRLTKIGDTYYFTWCLDSPQGPVIGMATTKDFKRFEQKENLTLPANRNCVIFPRKINGKYAMLSRPSDRGHTPFGDMFFSSSPDLVNWGCHRFVFGTTRSSWQSTKIGPGPAPIETEHGWLLIYHGVWTSCNGYLYYAGGAILDLEEPWKVLYRTKDYLLAPSEPYERVGDVPNVVFPSSAIVNDGTIRIYYGCADTCISIAEGEIEEVIDYIKTHSYEATGGYKRA; this is encoded by the coding sequence ATGGCGAACGAAAGTGTCCTGAAAAGGTATAAGGGCAACCCCATAATCACCGCCAGCGCGGTACCCAGGGCCAACAGTATACATAACAGCGCTGTAGTCCCTTTTGAAGACGGATATGCGGGGATATTCCGCGTGGACGAAATAGACTTCAATTTCACCATGCACGTGGGTTTCAGCAAGGACGGTATCAAGTGGGATATAGAACCGGATATACTGAAGATGGAGTGCGACGACGAATATCTCAGGATAACCGACAGGACCTATGATCCCAGGCTTACAAAGATAGGCGATACGTATTATTTCACCTGGTGTCTGGATTCGCCCCAGGGGCCAGTGATAGGAATGGCAACCACCAAGGATTTCAAAAGGTTCGAACAGAAAGAGAACCTGACGCTGCCGGCGAACAGGAACTGCGTTATCTTCCCCCGGAAGATAAACGGTAAGTATGCCATGCTCAGCAGGCCGAGCGACAGAGGGCACACTCCCTTCGGGGACATGTTCTTCTCCTCGAGCCCTGACCTTGTCAACTGGGGCTGTCACCGTTTCGTTTTCGGTACCACCAGGAGCAGCTGGCAATCCACTAAGATAGGCCCCGGTCCGGCGCCGATAGAGACCGAGCATGGGTGGCTTCTGATCTACCACGGCGTTTGGACGAGCTGTAACGGCTACCTTTATTACGCCGGCGGGGCGATACTGGACCTTGAAGAACCCTGGAAGGTCCTTTACAGGACAAAGGATTACCTCCTTGCCCCTTCGGAACCGTATGAAAGGGTGGGGGATGTCCCTAACGTTGTCTTCCCCAGTTCGGCGATAGTCAATGACGGCACGATCCGTATTTATTACGGATGCGCCGATACATGTATATCCATAGCCGAGGGGGAGATCGAAGAAGTGATCGATTATATAAAGACCCATAGCTATGAAGCCACGGGAGGCTATAAAAGGGCTTGA
- a CDS encoding PTS sugar transporter subunit IIA: MNIIDLLSKDAISVDLQSTEKEEIISELVELLVSSGSIKKPDKDLVLKKLQEREMLGSTGIGKGVAIPHAKCAKVKKMVAALGISKEGTDFKSLDGEATHIFFLLIAPGETPGPHLKALAKISRLLDDKFVRDRLLSASSPQEILKIVKDEELKKVA, from the coding sequence ATGAACATTATAGATTTACTCTCAAAAGACGCGATATCCGTGGACCTCCAATCGACCGAAAAGGAGGAGATAATCTCGGAACTGGTAGAACTGCTCGTTTCTTCAGGTTCCATCAAGAAACCGGACAAGGATCTGGTCCTGAAAAAACTTCAGGAAAGGGAGATGCTCGGCTCTACGGGTATAGGAAAAGGGGTTGCTATTCCGCATGCCAAGTGCGCCAAGGTAAAGAAAATGGTAGCCGCTCTGGGGATCTCGAAGGAAGGAACGGACTTCAAATCCCTGGACGGGGAAGCGACACATATTTTCTTTCTCCTTATAGCGCCGGGCGAGACTCCCGGTCCCCATCTTAAGGCGCTGGCCAAGATATCACGTCTTTTGGACGACAAGTTCGTCAGGGACAGGCTGCTTTCGGCTTCATCGCCGCAGGAGATATTGAAGATAGTCAAAGACGAAGAACTTAAAAAAGTAGCCTGA
- a CDS encoding NAD+ synthase: protein MKVTIAQIDPVIGDIDGNLKKIVDVFCDHAKRTDLVVFPELSVTGYPPRDLLEKPGFIEKAQEALRELEQISGKYPTSGMIVGSPVPTGKKTGKGLYNSAVLIHGGKVLGSSSKTLLPAYDVFDETRYFEPAPEPAVIPFKGEMLGISVCEDMWTADELWPRMVYGCDPIEKLKENGATILINVSASPFYAGKEKIRYDLIKSHAIKHGKPFIFVNQVGGNDELVFDGRSLSVDAQGEPLAVLSPFTEQIKTVDTSGRASEGSYSPQDEIESVYQALVLGLTDYMSKCGFREAVIGLSGGIDSAVVSCIAADAIGPENVLGITMPSEYTSEETENYSKQLASNLGISFRVIPINDIYTSYLKALKNDIEPEDETDLGITFQNIQARVRGNILMAFSNRYGHLLLSTGNKSELAVGYCTLYGDMAGGLALISDVPKTMIYKMAGYINRKKKLIPQEIIDRPPSAELKPGQLDQDTLPPYDKLDEVLYRYLDEGESPRKLISSGLDGKLVNWVVRSVSRNEYKRRQAPPGIKVTSKAFGSGRRMPIAARYTE from the coding sequence ATGAAAGTGACCATAGCGCAGATAGATCCGGTCATAGGAGATATTGACGGCAACCTTAAAAAGATCGTGGATGTTTTCTGTGACCATGCCAAGCGAACGGATCTTGTAGTCTTTCCGGAGCTATCTGTTACCGGATATCCTCCGCGTGACCTTTTGGAAAAGCCGGGTTTCATAGAAAAGGCGCAGGAAGCCCTGCGCGAACTCGAGCAGATCTCAGGCAAATATCCGACCAGTGGCATGATCGTCGGTTCGCCTGTACCTACCGGTAAAAAAACAGGCAAGGGGCTTTACAATTCAGCCGTTCTGATACATGGGGGAAAGGTGCTCGGCTCCAGCAGCAAGACGCTTCTTCCCGCCTATGATGTGTTTGACGAGACGCGCTACTTTGAGCCCGCTCCCGAGCCGGCTGTTATTCCATTCAAGGGGGAGATGCTGGGCATCTCCGTTTGCGAGGACATGTGGACGGCGGATGAGCTCTGGCCGAGAATGGTTTACGGGTGCGACCCGATCGAGAAACTTAAAGAAAACGGAGCGACGATACTCATCAACGTTTCGGCATCGCCTTTTTACGCGGGCAAGGAAAAGATCAGGTATGACCTTATAAAAAGCCATGCGATCAAACACGGCAAGCCTTTCATTTTCGTGAACCAGGTGGGTGGTAACGATGAGCTTGTCTTTGACGGCAGGAGCCTTTCGGTGGACGCGCAGGGTGAACCGCTCGCCGTGCTTTCACCTTTTACCGAACAAATCAAGACGGTGGATACATCTGGTCGGGCCAGCGAGGGAAGTTACTCCCCCCAGGATGAGATAGAATCCGTTTACCAGGCCCTGGTGCTGGGACTGACCGATTACATGTCCAAATGCGGTTTCAGGGAGGCGGTAATAGGCCTCTCGGGCGGGATAGATTCGGCCGTTGTCAGCTGTATAGCCGCCGACGCCATAGGGCCGGAGAACGTGCTGGGCATCACCATGCCTTCGGAATATACCTCAGAGGAAACCGAGAATTATTCTAAGCAGCTTGCCTCGAACCTGGGTATATCCTTCAGGGTGATACCAATTAACGATATATATACCTCCTATCTAAAAGCTCTTAAGAACGACATTGAGCCGGAGGATGAGACAGACCTGGGTATAACCTTCCAGAACATACAGGCGAGGGTAAGGGGTAATATCCTGATGGCCTTTTCCAATCGGTACGGTCATCTTTTGCTCAGTACGGGCAATAAAAGCGAACTGGCCGTTGGATACTGCACGCTCTACGGTGATATGGCAGGAGGTCTTGCCCTTATATCCGATGTCCCCAAGACGATGATATACAAAATGGCTGGATATATAAACAGGAAAAAGAAGCTTATCCCGCAAGAGATAATCGACAGGCCTCCTTCTGCTGAGCTGAAGCCGGGGCAGCTGGACCAGGATACCCTGCCGCCTTATGATAAACTTGATGAGGTGCTTTACCGGTATCTGGACGAGGGAGAGTCCCCGAGAAAACTTATCTCCAGCGGTCTGGACGGAAAGCTCGTGAACTGGGTGGTAAGGAGCGTCAGCAGGAACGAGTATAAAAGAAGGCAGGCCCCTCCCGGGATCAAAGTGACCAGCAAGGCCTTCGGTTCAGGCAGGAGAATGCCAATTGCCGCCAGGTACACCGAATAA
- a CDS encoding SagB/ThcOx family dehydrogenase has product MFFAVNCSLAISQPASPEPGEIVKLPEPSHEGNVSVEEAIYQRKSTRNFSDRALTLDEVSQLLWAAGGSTHDGLTGPTRSYPSAGAIYPLEIYIVVGDVVGLNKGIYSYDWRRHQLELVKKGDLRDELYKAALSQRMVRTAPLTLVVTAQHAKTARRYGQRGVNRYVSMDTGHLGQNVHLQAESMGLGTVMVGAFVDKEVSRVLGTEEEMPVYIMPVGYPLKRS; this is encoded by the coding sequence ACCCGGAGAGATCGTGAAACTTCCTGAGCCCAGTCATGAAGGCAACGTGTCGGTGGAGGAGGCGATATACCAGCGCAAGTCAACAAGGAATTTCTCGGACAGGGCGCTCACGCTAGATGAGGTTTCGCAGCTTCTCTGGGCCGCCGGGGGGAGTACCCATGATGGTCTGACCGGCCCGACCAGGTCCTATCCTTCCGCCGGCGCTATTTATCCTCTTGAGATATACATTGTCGTAGGGGACGTGGTCGGTCTCAATAAGGGCATATATTCGTATGACTGGAGGAGACACCAGCTCGAACTGGTTAAAAAAGGCGATCTTCGCGATGAACTTTACAAGGCGGCTTTGTCCCAGAGAATGGTGCGCACGGCACCTCTTACGCTGGTGGTCACTGCCCAGCATGCCAAGACCGCAAGAAGGTACGGCCAGCGAGGCGTCAACAGGTATGTGAGCATGGATACCGGTCACCTCGGACAGAATGTCCACCTGCAGGCGGAAAGCATGGGTCTGGGAACGGTTATGGTGGGCGCTTTCGTGGACAAAGAGGTAAGCAGGGTCCTGGGGACCGAAGAAGAGATGCCGGTTTACATTATGCCGGTGGGGTATCCCTTGAAAAGATCATGA
- a CDS encoding ATP-grasp domain-containing protein → MRIRVPEMKKISEYLIEKYGKWGWLGQRAHDACGINRILPLDLIICCDHGRELPVYFRPEDVYSVEGGTGIRRDWSNEDLNDSLKGDLGRRIRRRLVTQGGKVNLICYRSVRRLENGKGRYRNNPRLLAVAQRIKKRFDNKALLHRSLPGLSLPQIPGIVDRISRADFKRLREDLELPFVIQFPYGSSGHYTFLIKRPKDLKSLVEHHPEATALIRKYIDGFSLNVNAVVLSSGNGPRVMCSAPSVQMTGIPECSNSPASFCGNDYSAARDLDPALVRQVKSYMETIGRWMASSGFRGLFGMDFVVKDGTAYPVEINPRFQNSTSLLTVLHSLSANRKGTLFLLHIAEFLQDKDVLLRRYIKDFPAEELMRPVEGSQLIIHNRLEKRLVTGDLFPGVYRRQRKGLKHLKQGASLWDCSGPDEFLLTSGVPAPSLRVEPNAPVLKIQSRGNLLDISNKRRLTPETAKIVSLVYERLSLKKPGRVKTAEPA, encoded by the coding sequence ATGCGGATAAGAGTTCCTGAAATGAAGAAAATAAGCGAATATCTTATTGAGAAATACGGCAAGTGGGGGTGGCTCGGGCAAAGAGCGCACGACGCCTGCGGGATAAACCGCATCCTTCCGCTGGATCTTATCATATGTTGTGATCACGGCAGGGAACTGCCCGTTTATTTCAGGCCGGAGGATGTTTATTCCGTGGAGGGCGGGACTGGTATACGCAGGGACTGGTCGAACGAGGACCTTAATGACAGCCTCAAGGGGGATCTTGGTCGCAGGATAAGACGCAGGTTGGTGACGCAAGGCGGGAAAGTTAATCTGATCTGTTACAGGTCGGTAAGACGTCTTGAGAATGGAAAAGGCAGGTACAGAAATAATCCGCGCCTTCTCGCGGTCGCCCAGAGGATAAAAAAACGTTTCGACAACAAAGCTCTTCTGCACAGGAGCTTGCCCGGGCTTTCTCTTCCGCAGATACCCGGCATCGTGGACAGGATCAGCAGGGCGGATTTCAAGAGGCTTCGAGAGGACCTCGAGCTTCCTTTCGTTATACAGTTCCCATACGGCTCCAGCGGGCACTATACCTTTTTGATAAAAAGGCCGAAAGACCTGAAGAGCCTGGTGGAGCATCATCCTGAAGCCACCGCTCTCATCAGAAAGTATATTGACGGGTTTTCACTGAACGTCAACGCTGTCGTACTTTCTTCCGGGAACGGCCCCAGAGTAATGTGTTCAGCCCCTTCGGTGCAGATGACAGGTATCCCCGAGTGCAGCAATTCCCCGGCGTCCTTCTGCGGGAACGATTATTCCGCGGCAAGGGACCTTGACCCTGCTCTTGTGCGTCAGGTCAAGAGCTATATGGAAACGATCGGCCGGTGGATGGCTTCTTCCGGGTTCAGGGGTCTTTTCGGCATGGATTTCGTGGTAAAGGACGGGACGGCATATCCGGTCGAGATAAACCCCAGGTTCCAGAACTCGACCTCTCTTTTGACGGTGCTTCATTCTTTATCAGCTAATCGAAAAGGAACGCTTTTCCTGTTGCACATAGCCGAATTCCTGCAGGATAAAGACGTTCTCCTAAGGCGTTATATAAAAGATTTTCCCGCAGAGGAACTCATGCGTCCGGTCGAGGGAAGCCAGCTTATCATACATAACCGTCTGGAAAAGAGACTGGTGACCGGTGATCTCTTCCCGGGTGTCTACCGCCGGCAAAGAAAGGGCCTTAAGCACCTCAAGCAAGGCGCCTCACTGTGGGACTGCTCAGGGCCGGATGAATTTCTGCTGACTTCGGGGGTGCCGGCTCCTTCACTTAGGGTAGAACCCAACGCGCCGGTCCTGAAGATACAGTCCCGGGGGAACCTGCTGGATATTTCCAATAAGAGGCGTCTTACTCCCGAGACCGCGAAAATAGTATCGCTAGTATACGAAAGGCTTTCGTTGAAAAAACCGGGCCGGGTAAAAACCGCCGAGCCCGCATGA
- the yvcK gene encoding uridine diphosphate-N-acetylglucosamine-binding protein YvcK, whose amino-acid sequence MKRLKWLYPGMLIKRWIFLTVFGILLVSMGFVIVILERNPENKAIAGLVIISGILCVIIAVKRILKSLMAALVPEPGRAENLLVEKIYEKRILEKGPKIVVVGGGTGLSTLLTGLKQKTSNITAIVTVADDGGSSGRLREEFDVLPPGDIRNCLVALSDSEDLLGALFQFRFSEGRELRGHNFGNLFITALSQVTGDFARAIRESSKVLAIRGNVVPATLEKVRLVAKREDGKETVGESRIREEGNSPINRLTLTPDGCEAARESVEAIREADAIILGPGSLYTSVMPNLLIEGIKREIIRSKVPKIYICNVMTEAGETDYYSVSDHVRAIIKHTHPAIINYCVGNVSRIPKPLYEKYAKENKFPVKLDENDERWLRQENITLVKAHIASMKEFVRHDTHKLSDVIVRILNEHKKK is encoded by the coding sequence ATGAAGCGGCTAAAGTGGTTATATCCCGGGATGCTCATAAAGCGGTGGATATTCCTTACGGTCTTCGGGATACTTCTGGTCTCGATGGGGTTTGTGATAGTCATACTTGAACGCAACCCCGAGAACAAGGCCATAGCGGGCCTTGTCATTATCTCCGGTATACTTTGCGTGATAATAGCCGTAAAGAGGATACTCAAGTCGCTCATGGCGGCCCTGGTGCCGGAGCCGGGACGGGCCGAGAACCTGCTGGTAGAGAAGATATATGAAAAACGCATCCTGGAAAAAGGTCCCAAGATAGTCGTTGTCGGCGGCGGGACCGGGCTGTCCACCCTCTTGACGGGGCTTAAGCAGAAGACGAGCAACATTACCGCTATCGTCACGGTAGCCGATGACGGGGGCTCTAGTGGCAGACTGCGGGAAGAGTTCGACGTTCTGCCGCCGGGGGATATACGCAACTGTCTGGTGGCCCTTTCCGATTCAGAGGATTTGCTGGGCGCTCTTTTCCAGTTCAGGTTCAGTGAGGGCAGAGAGCTCAGGGGACATAATTTCGGGAATCTTTTCATTACCGCTCTTTCACAGGTTACGGGGGATTTCGCCAGGGCGATCAGGGAATCCAGCAAGGTCTTGGCCATAAGGGGCAACGTGGTGCCCGCTACTCTTGAAAAGGTCAGGCTTGTTGCCAAAAGGGAGGACGGCAAGGAGACGGTGGGGGAAAGCCGCATACGCGAAGAGGGCAACAGCCCCATCAACCGCCTGACGCTTACGCCTGACGGGTGCGAAGCCGCAAGGGAATCCGTCGAGGCGATAAGAGAGGCCGATGCCATTATACTCGGCCCGGGCAGTCTTTACACGAGCGTAATGCCCAATCTGCTCATTGAAGGGATAAAGCGAGAGATAATCAGGTCAAAAGTGCCCAAGATATACATATGCAACGTAATGACCGAAGCGGGGGAGACGGACTATTATTCTGTAAGCGACCACGTGAGGGCGATCATAAAGCATACGCATCCGGCGATAATCAATTACTGCGTAGGGAATGTTTCACGGATCCCCAAGCCGTTGTATGAGAAATACGCGAAGGAGAACAAGTTCCCGGTGAAGCTTGATGAGAACGACGAACGGTGGCTCAGACAAGAGAACATAACATTGGTCAAAGCGCACATAGCCAGCATGAAAGAATTCGTCAGGCACGACACGCATAAATTGAGCGACGTGATCGTAAGGATATTGAACGAACACAAGAAAAAATGA
- a CDS encoding DUF1704 domain-containing protein: MIRADLKRIDAAISELAREIDFYPLLTPVNRLEEQEKFFLNLAREKEYNPRFIYKKKDFTGEKDTLRRMRDSLREEDLLEGIFRRKIDFMLTEQELLDCGDWSFGEVAKKLHGTPEEGCIEKAAAILENSLQSDYAFPEESVTPEEMAGELSEYMRGKGLEWKVRITDKIIPKITVSGKDRTLYINSRIRYTRAEVQRLKVHEIEVHVYRGANGAVQPYRIFTEGLAGYNETEEGLAVMMEDVSGCLEVDTRQMKLYAGRSLSTHLCMRGSFYEAYRGLERYFPGYMAYRLVERAKRGISDTSLKGCLTKGSHYISGWIKLRKYVEQHKDLSIIYVGKVRMEDAGSLEELLRENLLKPAQYFPDFRCG; this comes from the coding sequence ATGATAAGAGCCGATCTTAAGCGCATAGACGCCGCTATAAGCGAACTGGCAAGGGAAATAGATTTTTATCCCCTGCTCACGCCCGTCAACCGTCTGGAGGAACAGGAGAAGTTCTTCTTGAACCTGGCGAGGGAGAAGGAATATAATCCCCGGTTCATTTATAAAAAGAAGGATTTCACCGGAGAGAAGGACACTCTCCGGAGGATGCGCGATAGCCTGAGGGAAGAGGATCTTCTGGAGGGCATCTTCCGCCGCAAGATCGATTTCATGCTGACCGAGCAGGAGCTATTGGATTGCGGGGACTGGTCTTTCGGCGAAGTGGCGAAAAAGCTGCACGGCACCCCCGAAGAGGGCTGCATCGAAAAAGCGGCGGCCATACTGGAAAATAGCCTTCAAAGTGATTACGCCTTTCCCGAGGAAAGCGTTACCCCGGAAGAGATGGCGGGGGAACTCAGCGAATATATGCGCGGGAAAGGCCTTGAATGGAAGGTCAGGATAACCGATAAGATCATACCCAAGATAACCGTATCGGGCAAGGACAGGACGCTGTATATTAACTCCCGGATAAGATATACCCGGGCCGAGGTGCAGAGATTAAAAGTGCATGAGATAGAGGTTCATGTATACAGGGGCGCTAACGGAGCTGTTCAGCCCTACAGGATATTCACCGAAGGCCTTGCCGGCTACAACGAGACCGAAGAGGGCCTGGCCGTTATGATGGAAGATGTATCGGGTTGTCTTGAAGTGGATACGCGCCAGATGAAGCTCTATGCCGGACGCTCTCTGTCTACGCATCTTTGCATGAGGGGCTCGTTCTACGAGGCTTACAGGGGTCTGGAAAGGTATTTTCCGGGTTATATGGCTTACCGTCTTGTCGAAAGGGCCAAAAGGGGCATTTCGGACACTTCGCTGAAAGGATGTTTGACGAAAGGATCACATTATATCAGCGGATGGATAAAACTTCGCAAGTATGTTGAACAACACAAGGATTTGAGTATAATCTATGTTGGGAAGGTCAGAATGGAAGACGCCGGATCGTTAGAAGAACTTTTGCGTGAGAATCTGCTGAAACCGGCGCAGTATTTCCCGGATTTCAGATGCGGATAA
- a CDS encoding carbon starvation protein A, with product MNSVYITIFSILVLWAAYHFYGNYIARKVFRARRDNPVPSEELRDDVDYVPTNREVLFGHHFASIAGTGPIVGPAIAVIWGWVPALIWILVGSIFAGAVHDYASLMMSTRKKGVSIGELSKGVISPRVRTLFLFVILFALWIVVAIFGMVMAVIFKMYPQAVFPVWIQIPIAVSVGWLAYRKKWNMTVMSIVAVVLMYASIIVGVSMPLSMPGLFGLTPMAMWIIVLFIYAYIASVLPVWTLLQPRDYVNSHQLIVGIILIVLGIFFAHPVMVAPAVQLAPDGAPPILPFLFITIACGAISGFHSLVSSGTSSKQLKNEEDVHFVAYGGMLAEGLVGVLVVVAVAAGIGIFAKTATGEVLSGSAAWEYHYSSWEAARGLTAKVAAFVNGSANMLTALGIPLEYGQAVIGVLIASFAGTTLDTATRIQRYVVTELAVDYKIKPMQKRYPATALVVLAAAALAFSEGSGKGALLLWPLFGISNQLLAGLVLLVATIYIIKEERTNAWTTGVPMIFMIITSSWAMTVGLVNFYNTGSHLRFVIGSMLFLLEIWMIIEAVLYLQRRKKGERL from the coding sequence TTGAATTCGGTCTACATAACAATATTTTCTATTCTGGTCTTGTGGGCGGCTTATCACTTTTACGGTAATTACATAGCCAGGAAGGTGTTCCGTGCCAGGAGGGACAACCCCGTGCCCAGCGAAGAGCTGAGAGACGATGTGGACTACGTGCCCACGAACAGGGAAGTGCTTTTCGGTCACCATTTCGCTTCGATAGCGGGTACCGGCCCCATTGTAGGACCCGCCATAGCCGTTATCTGGGGATGGGTGCCCGCGCTTATCTGGATACTGGTTGGTTCAATTTTCGCGGGCGCGGTTCATGACTACGCTTCCTTGATGATGTCCACCCGGAAAAAAGGCGTATCCATCGGTGAGCTCTCAAAAGGGGTCATCAGCCCACGGGTCAGGACGCTTTTTCTTTTCGTTATACTGTTCGCCCTGTGGATAGTCGTCGCCATATTCGGGATGGTGATGGCGGTAATATTCAAGATGTACCCGCAAGCGGTGTTCCCGGTGTGGATACAGATACCGATAGCGGTATCTGTGGGATGGCTGGCGTACCGCAAAAAGTGGAATATGACGGTAATGTCCATCGTCGCGGTGGTCCTTATGTACGCGTCCATAATTGTCGGGGTCAGCATGCCGCTCAGCATGCCCGGACTTTTCGGTCTTACGCCCATGGCCATGTGGATAATAGTGCTTTTTATCTACGCGTACATAGCCTCGGTGTTGCCTGTCTGGACACTTTTACAACCACGCGATTACGTTAATTCGCACCAGCTGATAGTTGGTATAATTCTTATAGTGCTTGGTATCTTTTTCGCGCATCCGGTGATGGTCGCCCCGGCCGTACAGCTCGCGCCCGACGGGGCTCCGCCCATACTGCCGTTCCTTTTTATAACCATCGCCTGCGGGGCCATCAGCGGTTTTCATTCGCTGGTCAGTTCCGGCACCAGCTCAAAACAGCTGAAGAACGAGGAGGATGTTCATTTTGTGGCATACGGCGGCATGCTCGCAGAGGGCCTTGTCGGAGTGCTTGTTGTGGTGGCAGTGGCCGCGGGGATAGGTATTTTCGCGAAAACAGCCACCGGTGAGGTGCTGAGTGGAAGCGCCGCGTGGGAGTATCATTACTCGAGCTGGGAAGCGGCTCGGGGGCTTACCGCGAAGGTAGCCGCTTTCGTTAACGGCTCGGCCAACATGCTTACGGCCCTGGGGATCCCGCTTGAGTACGGACAGGCCGTTATTGGCGTTCTCATCGCTTCTTTTGCCGGTACTACTCTCGATACGGCCACCCGTATACAAAGGTACGTGGTGACGGAGCTGGCGGTCGATTATAAAATCAAACCTATGCAGAAAAGGTATCCCGCGACTGCTCTTGTTGTCCTTGCCGCGGCGGCTCTTGCCTTCAGTGAAGGAAGCGGCAAGGGGGCGCTGCTTTTATGGCCGCTTTTCGGTATAAGCAACCAGCTTCTGGCGGGACTGGTTCTGCTTGTTGCGACGATATACATCATCAAGGAGGAGAGGACCAATGCCTGGACAACAGGCGTACCGATGATATTCATGATAATCACATCCAGCTGGGCGATGACGGTAGGGCTTGTTAATTTCTATAATACGGGATCGCATCTCAGGTTCGTTATCGGCAGCATGCTGTTCCTGTTGGAGATATGGATGATAATCGAGGCGGTTTTATACCTTCAAAGAAGAAAGAAAGGCGAGCGCCTGTAG